A window of the Citrus sinensis cultivar Valencia sweet orange chromosome 9, DVS_A1.0, whole genome shotgun sequence genome harbors these coding sequences:
- the LOC102620067 gene encoding 36.4 kDa proline-rich protein, translating into MDSSKLSALLIICMLFISTATPILGCGTCGKPHPKHRKPRQPRPIGLPPIVKPPVPLPPVTLPPVTVPPIKPPVDLPTLPPVALPPVLPNPPSARKPCPCSYTPPPPAAATCPIDTLKLGACVDLLGGLVHIGLGDPVVNQCCPVLQGLVELEAAVCLCTTLKLKLLNLNIYLPLALQLLVTCGKTPPAGFTCTL; encoded by the coding sequence atggactcCTCCAAACTCTCAGCTCTCCTCATCATTTGCATGCTTTTCATCTCCACAGCCACTCCCATTCTTGGCTGTGGCACGTGTGGCAAGCCGCACCCGAAGCACAGGAAACCTAGGCAGCCTAGACCCATCGGTCTTCCTCCCATTGTCAAACCCCCAGTTCCCTTGCCACCAGTCACTCTCCCTCCGGTGACCGTCCCGCCGATCAAGCCACCAGTCGACCTCCCCACTCTCCCACCAGTTGCACTGCCTCCAGTTCTCCCTAATCCACCAAGTGCTAGGAAGCCATGCCCATGTTCATACACACCACCTCCACCAGCGGCTGCCACATGCCCCATTGACACCCTCAAATTGGGTGCTTGTGTGGACCTTCTTGGTGGGTTGGTTCACATTGGTCTTGGTGACCCAGTTGTTAACCAATGCTGCCCAGTTCTACAAGGACTTGTTGAGTTAGAAGCTGCTGTCTGCTTGTGCACTACTCTCAAGCTCAAGCTGCTTAATCTTAACATCTATCTTCCACTTGCTCTTCAGCTTCTTGTCACTTGCGGAAAGACACCACCCGCTGGTTTCACTTGCACTCTTTAG